Proteins from one Vespa velutina unplaced genomic scaffold, iVesVel2.1, whole genome shotgun sequence genomic window:
- the LOC124957492 gene encoding uncharacterized protein LOC124957492, translated as MGLLGILITTLGIISKCFCLLGYDCGGGSTNITTISLLDTGECNIPSHAPNATEVYIQLLQLAEYDHTHVHQCRVEIDRTIYYCGMSSHVSAVQNGRRIYLMDLTAEACKAAFNTGIMGITPSLQVSGLRANATEYRSATLAGSISMDGKCSGTQYADPYGTWDNVVVQASIKIIIKEYYATVKIAQNNVILSKGEACVFTDGMCITDEEGNAFWSTRPESSCNFDNYKVLYEGLATKLKAMGNAEIYPDIYTITTQDVTFTLEKRAEHHLCGYTLLLSEHPKLFILETQKGRTFASKAKLSVENLDLFAYVNSKFVYLEKHIRTQMTALYSDVIRQKCELEKQVLKNALALATLRPDEFAYTIMKAAGYMAVTVREVIHIVKCTPVPVSIRQSEECYHELPVTHQNNSLYLTPKSRILVKTGTIKECNALLPSMYYLEGNWYRLTPKPVEVLPPQILQPLTKLAWKYTNTKNLMTSGIYTHQDLDNLRDHIMFPAERPGLLNTIARGATGHRIPPNTVSMYNLLGEADINRITDSAVSKLWQGFLAFGSASAGMIGLFILIKGVKLCVDAIIRGYVLHTVYGWSLHLLGAIWSSLTHLLLHLGRSEKQDETKTTESDKENDAIEVKVDDTTDDVTPTPATRGSSRYPILESILAARKTKSSEIEIPNDSIKGGGVTSPRDDVCWSKTSLNKRI; from the coding sequence ATGGGGCTTCTCGGCATTTTAATAACAACATTAGGAATCATCAGCAAATGTTTCTGCTTGTTGGGGTACGACTGTGGGGGAGGATCAACAAACATTACGACCATTTCACTGTTGGACACGGGAGAATGTAATATCCCGTCGCATGCTCCCAACGCTACAGAAGTCTATATTCAGCTCCTACAGTTAGCAGAGTACGatcatacacacgtacaccaATGCCGAGTGGAGATCGACCGAACAATCTATTATTGTGGAATGTCTTCACATGTGTCAGCTGTTCAAAATGGAAGACGTATATATCTAATGGATTTAACAGCTGAGGCATGCAAGGCCGCATTCAACACCGGTATCATGGGGATAACACCGAGCCTGCAGGTATCGGGTTTGCGGGCCAATGCCACCGAGTATCGGAGTGCCACGTTGGCAGGATCGATATCAATGGACGGCAAGTGCTCTGGTACACAATACGCCGACCCGTACGGCACGTGGGACAACGTAGTGGTACAAGCATCGATAAAGATTATCATTAAGGAATATTATGCTACTGTGAAGATTGCACAAAACAATGTAATCTTGAGTAAAGGTGAAGCGTGCGTATTCACGGATGGAATGTGCATCACTGACGAGGAAGGAAATGCGTTTTGGTCAACCAGGCCGGAGTCGTCATGTAACTTCGATAATTACAAGGTGTTGTATGAAGGACTCGCAACTAAATTAAAAGCTATGGGCAACGCGGAAATATACCCAGATATATACACTATTACGACTCAAGACGTCACATTCACCTTGGAAAAAAGAGCGGAGCATCATCTATGTGGTTATACCCTATTACTCAGCGAGCatccaaaattatttattctggAAACTCAGAAGGGAAGGACCTTCGCGTCAAAAGCAAAGTTATCGGTTGAAAACCTCGATCTATTCGCCTACGTTAACTCTAAATTTGTTTATCTCGAGAAGCACATAAGAACTCAGATGACAGCTCTATACAGTGACGTAATTAGGCAAAAGTGCGAACTAGAAAAGCAGGTCCTTAAGAACGCTTTGGCATTAGCGACTCTCCGCCCAGATGAGTTCGCTTATACGATCATGAAGGCAGCGGGTTACATGGCTGTAACTGTAAGAGAAGTTATTCACATAGTGAAGTGTACACCCGTCCCAGTCAGCATAAGGCAATCGGAAGAATGTTACCATGAATTACCTGTGACACACCAAAATAATAGTCTTTACCTGACACCAAAATCGAGAATATTGGTAAAGACAGGAACCATAAAAGAATGCAACGCTCTATTACCATCCATGTACTATTTGGAGGGGAATTGGTACAGGCTGACCCCGAAGCCTGTGGAAGTACTCCCTCCTCAAATACTACAGCCATTAACCAAATTGGCATGGAAATACACTAACACGAAGAACTTAATGACGAGCGGTATTTATACGCACCAGGACTTGGACAACTTACGAGACCATATCATGTTTCCTGCAGAGAGACCTGGACTTCTAAACACAATCGCCAGAGGAGCTACAGGACACCGCATTCCACCCAACACCGTTtcaatgtataatttattggGAGAAGCAGACATAAACAGGATTACAGACAGTGCGGTCTCGAAACTATGGCAAGGCTTTTTAGCATTTGGATCAGCCAGTGCTGGAATGATCGGCctgtttattttaatcaaaggCGTAAAATTATGTGTCGACGCCATTATCAGAGGATATGTGCTTCATACGGTCTATGGATGGAGCCTACACCTGCTGGGAGCCATCTGGAGTTCATTGACACATCTACTCCTTCATCTAGGACGATCAGAGAAACAAGACGAGACGAAGACAACAGAGAGTGACAAGGAAAACGATGCCATCGAGGTCAAGGTGGACGACACTACGGATGATGTCACTCCAACACCCGCAACCAGGGGAAGTTCGAGATACCCAATCCTCGAAAGCATCCTGGCAGCTCGTAAAACCAAGTCGTCAGAAATAGAGATTCCTAACGACTCAATTAAGGGGGGAGGTGTCACGTCGCCGCGTGACGACGTGTGTTGGTCGAAAACATctctaaataaaagaatataa